A single Primulina eburnea isolate SZY01 chromosome 11, ASM2296580v1, whole genome shotgun sequence DNA region contains:
- the LOC140805383 gene encoding uncharacterized protein, whose protein sequence is MTDERVQRCKELVSRKQDTCFRMADGGSLRMNDRLLVPDISELRQALLRLAHCGRYSIHLGGKKMYKDLRSQFWWKGMKRDVIDLYVDVLIVNRSKMRGEVRFGMKRKLAPRYFGPYEILQQIGTLDYRLALPPSLSCIHDVFYVSMLRKYGPDPSHVLDISEVQLDPDVSYVERAVCILDRSEWKLRSKLIPMVKVQWEHRGVEKATWETERHKRKLYPYLF, encoded by the exons ATGACAGATGAGAGAGTTCAGCGATGCAAGGAGTTAGTTTCTCGGAAACAAGATACTTGTTTTAGAATGGCTGATGGTGGCAGTTTGAGGATGAATGATAGATTATTAGTTCCTGATATATCTGAGTTGCGCCAGGCCCTTTTGCGGCTTGCACATTGTGGTCGATATTCTATCCACCTTGGTGGCaaaaagatgtataaggatctacggtctcagttttggtggaagggAATGAAACGTGATGTGATTGATTTGTACGTCGATGTCTTAATTGTCAACAGATCAAAGATGAGAGGAGAAG TGCGATTTGGTATGAAAAGAAAGTTGGCACCGAGGTATTTTGGTCCGTATGAAATATTGCAGCAGATAGGCACTTTGGATTATCGATTAGCTCTACCTCCATCTTTATCttgtattcatgatgtgttttaTGTGTCTATGTTGCGGAAGTATGGGCCAGACCCTTCACATGTGTTGGATATTTCTGAGGTTCAGTTAGATCCTGACGTGTCTTATGTTGAGAGAGCTGTTTGTATTTTGGATCGATCTGAATGGAAGCTTCGTAGTAAGCTTATACCGATGGTGAAGGTTCAATGGGAGCATAGAGGTGTCGAaaaggccacttgggagacagagcggCATAAAAGGAAGCTCTACCCCTACTTATTCTGA
- the LOC140805384 gene encoding uncharacterized protein, producing MMIVVYDHPLGAVLLDRLQDYAVRQESGEGLDVSSQTVFLFIGDRDMMAAREQVHPHEETEEVDNGSAWLRLATFQISRNVLWWWQTTEVRLRSHGRTIDWDVFRSRFLDKYFSIAARQKKERDFEDLRHGTMSVAEYESQYSALLKYVPHIATNVHAKMRHFLKGLKLELFDNGQSNNPVSFEDAVTRAEMAELVMQEYRAQGQLSEPTTESLRPHGQSFKYRRVHLLHPHQGSADLIRDVLRFVGAVLSLFRGIEESPEHVLVVTDSESPRVIEVDPQREEDDSLSSYTTTFWRTAMYAGSRSASGTCVCFDTRAGRGGTRGDDSGCLAYIYIEEVCGCASYVPVSIVYASFYFDNLLNVTEKKKDVGIEEIHVVDEFADVFPDQIPGFPPVHEVDFGIELMPGTSPISRTPYRMAPAELRELKAQLQDLLDKGYIRPSVSPWGAPVLFVRKKNGMMSEAEHAGHLRSVLQVLKNRQLYAKLSKGEFWLDRVVFLGHVISRDGMSIDPTKFEVVLQWFAPTSVPEIRSFLALAGYDRRFIEGFSKIARPLTQLTQKDDRHVVAYDSKQLEPHETRYHVHDLELAAIIFALKIWRHYLYGISFTIYTDHKSLKFLVTQTELNMKQRR from the exons ATGATGATTGTTGTGTATGACCACCCTTTGGGGGCTGTTCTGTTGGACAGGTTACAAGATTATGCCGTGAGACAAGAAAGTGGTGAAGGACTAGAtgtgtctagtcaaacagtcTTTTTGTTTATAGGAGATAGAGACA TGATGGCAGCTAGAGAACAGGTACATCCACACGAGGAAACGGAAGAGGTTGACAATGG GTCTGCTTGGTTACGATTGGCTACATTTCAGATTTCGCGGAATGTATTATGGTGGTGGCAGACGACTGAGGTCAGATTGAGATCTCATGGCCGTACTATTGATTGGGATGTGTTTCGCTCTCGTTTTCTTGATAAGTATTTTTCTATAGCAGCCAGACAGAAGAAAGAGAGAGACTTCGAGGATTTGAGACATGGCACTATGTCTGTCGCTGAGTATGAGTCTCAGTATTCTGCATTGCTGAAATATGTGCCACATATTGCTACAAATGTTCATGCTAAGATGAGGCACTTCTTGAAAGGGTTAAAGTTAGAGTTATTTGATAATGGGCAATCAAATAACCCGGTATCATTTGAGGATGCAGTGACGAGGGCTGAGATGGCTGAGTTGGTTATGCAGGAGTATAGGGCTCAGGGACAATTATCAGAGCCGACTACGGAGTCATTACGACCACATGGACAATCTTTTAAATATAGAAGGGTTCATCTTCTTCATCCTCATCAGGGAAGCGCCGATTTGATTCGCGACGTGTTGAGATTCGTAGGGGCAGTTCTCAGTCTGTTTAGAGGCATAGAGGAGAGTCCAGAGCA TGTCCTGGTCGTGACGGACAGCGAGAGCCCACGAGTGATAGAGGTAGATCCTCAGAGAGAGGAGGACGACAGCCTTAGCAGTTACACCACGACCTTCTGGAGGACAGCCATGTATGCAGGGAGCCGGTCCGCCTCAGGCACATGTGTATGCTTTGACACGAGAGCAGGCAGAGGAGGCACGAGAGGAGATGATAGCGG GTGCCTCGCATACATTTATATCGAAGAGGTTTGTGGTTGTGCATCATATGTGCCCGTCTCCATTGTCTATGCCTCTTTCTATTTCGACAACCTCTTaa atgtgaCAGAGAAGAAGAAGGATGTGGGAATAGAGGAGATACACGTAGTTgatgagtttgctgatgtatttCCTGATCAGATTCCAGGCTTCCCACCAGTCCATGAGGTGGATTTTGggattgaattgatgccaggtacttCCCCTATTTCTCGTACTccttacagaatggcaccagcagAGTTGAGAGAGTTGAAAGCCCAGTTGCAGGACTTGCTGGACAAGGGATACATTCGCCCTAGTGTATCgccttggggtgcaccagtcttatttgtgagaaagaaaaatggAATGAT GAGTGAGGCTGAGCATGCAGGGCATTTACGTTCAGTATTACAGGTATTGAAAAATagacagttgtatgccaaactcagTAAgggtgagttttggttggatcgagtagtcttcttgggtcatgttATATCGAGAGATGGGATGTCTATTGATCCAACGAAATTCGAAGTCGTGTTACAGTGGTTTGCAcctacatctgtaccagagatccgtagtttcttggCTTTAGCAGGTTATGATCGTCGATTTATCGAGggattttcaaaaattgctagacctttgacacagttgactcagaaagat gatCGACATGTTGTGGCATATGACTCGAAACAGCTGGAACCACACGAAACAAGGTACCATGTGCATGATTTGGAGTTGGCGGCCATtatctttgccttgaagatatggcgacattatttatatggtATCTCGTTTACAATTTATAcggatcataagagtttgaaatttttGGTTACTcagacagagttgaatatgaaacAGAGACGATAG